Proteins co-encoded in one Inmirania thermothiophila genomic window:
- a CDS encoding YbeD family protein, producing MRSDQDSPLQFPCEFPVKVIGAAGGDFLEHVLAICREIVGEIPPEAVSTRTSQEGRYLAVTVRVEARSRLQLDSLYQALHASERVLMLL from the coding sequence ATGCGCAGCGACCAGGACAGCCCCCTGCAGTTCCCGTGCGAGTTCCCGGTCAAGGTGATCGGGGCCGCGGGGGGCGACTTCCTGGAGCACGTGCTCGCCATCTGCCGCGAGATCGTGGGCGAGATCCCCCCGGAGGCGGTCTCCACCCGCACCAGCCAGGAGGGCCGCTACCTGGCGGTGACGGTGCGCGTCGAGGCGCGCAGCCGCCTCCAGCTCGACAGCCTCTACCAGGCCCTGCACGCCAGCGAGCGCGTGCTCATGCTGCTGTGA
- a CDS encoding septal ring lytic transglycosylase RlpA family protein, whose amino-acid sequence MRARLLPALLLLLGGCSALVRHDGPPARAPDLSAVAEAVPRAEPRSPYGNPDSYVVEGRRYHVLASAEGYRERGIASWYGRKFHGRRTASGEPYDMYAMTAAHRTLPLPTYVRVTNLENGRSVVVRVNDRGPFRRNRIIDLSYAAALRLGFADKGTALVEVEALTPGAAPASAAAAPQPPEPVAAAAPAPPPVRLYLQAGAFVSRRNAELLRRRLEVLVREPVEVGRVTGAADALFRVRIGPLAGVEEADALAERLARIGLESVRVVIE is encoded by the coding sequence ATGAGGGCGCGGCTGCTGCCGGCGCTGCTGCTCCTGCTCGGCGGCTGCAGCGCCCTGGTGCGCCACGACGGCCCCCCGGCGCGGGCGCCCGACCTCTCGGCGGTGGCCGAGGCGGTGCCGCGGGCCGAGCCGCGCAGCCCCTACGGCAACCCCGACAGCTACGTGGTCGAAGGGCGGCGCTACCACGTCCTGGCGAGCGCCGAGGGCTATCGCGAGCGCGGCATCGCCTCCTGGTACGGGCGCAAGTTCCACGGCCGGCGCACCGCCAGCGGCGAGCCCTACGACATGTACGCGATGACCGCCGCCCACCGCACCCTGCCGCTGCCCACCTACGTGCGGGTGACCAACCTCGAGAACGGCCGCAGCGTGGTGGTGCGGGTCAACGACCGCGGCCCGTTCCGGCGCAACCGCATCATCGACCTCTCCTACGCCGCCGCGCTCCGGCTCGGCTTCGCCGACAAGGGGACCGCCCTCGTGGAGGTCGAGGCCCTCACCCCCGGGGCGGCCCCGGCGTCGGCCGCGGCCGCGCCGCAGCCGCCGGAGCCGGTCGCCGCCGCCGCGCCGGCGCCGCCGCCGGTGCGGCTCTACCTCCAGGCCGGCGCCTTCGTCAGCCGCCGCAACGCCGAGCTGCTGCGCCGGCGCCTCGAGGTCCTGGTGCGGGAACCGGTGGAGGTGGGGCGGGTCACCGGCGCCGCCGACGCCCTCTTCCGCGTCCGCATCGGCCCGCTCGCCGGCGTCGAGGAGGCCGACGCCCTGGCCGAACGCCTCGCCCGCATCGGCCTCGAGTCGGTCCGCGTGGTGATCGAGTAG
- a CDS encoding Stp1/IreP family PP2C-type Ser/Thr phosphatase, with protein MRGSIAFAGVSDAGRVRAHNEDSIGIDEGLGIALLADGMGGHNAGEVASALAVEVVMRELRRRLPHPEGGGDWAGFAPATRVLAEAVHKANAAIHEAAAARPQCRGMGTTLVGLLFHDDRASIAHVGDSRVYRLRAGVLEQLTTDHTLVQELVARGFYTPEEAATALNRNVITRALGTEPQVAVDLQEEAVRPGDLFLLCSDGLSDMMDDGEIAAELARADSPLEARARRLVALANAHGGRDNISVILAEVRRPFPARRSWWRRLVTWFD; from the coding sequence GTGCGCGGGAGCATTGCCTTCGCCGGGGTCAGCGATGCCGGTCGCGTGCGCGCCCACAACGAGGACAGCATCGGCATCGACGAGGGGCTCGGCATCGCGCTCCTCGCCGACGGCATGGGCGGGCACAACGCCGGCGAGGTGGCGAGCGCCCTCGCCGTGGAGGTGGTGATGCGGGAGCTGCGCCGCCGCCTGCCGCACCCGGAGGGCGGCGGCGACTGGGCGGGCTTCGCGCCCGCGACGCGGGTGCTCGCGGAGGCGGTGCACAAGGCCAATGCCGCCATCCACGAGGCGGCCGCCGCGCGCCCGCAGTGCCGGGGCATGGGGACGACGCTGGTGGGGCTGCTCTTCCACGACGACCGCGCGAGCATCGCCCACGTGGGCGATTCCCGCGTCTACCGCCTGCGCGCGGGCGTCCTCGAGCAGCTCACCACCGACCACACGCTGGTGCAGGAACTCGTCGCCCGCGGCTTCTACACCCCCGAGGAGGCGGCCACGGCCCTCAACCGCAACGTCATCACCCGCGCCCTCGGGACCGAGCCGCAGGTGGCGGTGGACCTGCAGGAGGAGGCGGTGCGCCCGGGCGACCTCTTCCTGCTCTGCTCCGACGGGCTCAGCGACATGATGGACGATGGCGAGATCGCCGCCGAGCTCGCCCGCGCCGACAGCCCCCTGGAGGCGCGTGCCCGGCGGCTGGTGGCGCTCGCCAACGCCCACGGCGGCAGGGACAACATCTCCGTCATCCTGGCCGAGGTGCGCCGGCCCTTCCCGGCGCGGCGCAGCTGGTGGCGGCGACTGGTGACATGGTTCGACTGA
- the lipA gene encoding lipoyl synthase encodes MSRERPASPPLREKGAAKTARLPVRIEPTARPLRKPSWIRVRAPVGGSVERLKGILRRHHLHTVCEEASCPNLGECFSGGTATFMIMGDVCTRRCPFCDVAHGRPAPLDPAEPRQLAETVVAMGLRYVVITSVDRDDLRDGGAAHFAACVQAVREASPGIRVEVLVPDFRGRQERALEALSAAPPDVFNHNLETVPRLYREVRPGADYATSLRLLARFKARHPGVPTKSGLMLGLGETLEEVLAVMRDLRTHGCEMLTLGQYLQPTLHHLPVRRYVHPDEFAALAREGRAMGFRSVAAGPLVRSSYHAEAQAAEGDEV; translated from the coding sequence ATGAGCCGCGAGCGCCCCGCCTCCCCCCCGCTGCGCGAGAAGGGCGCGGCCAAGACCGCGCGCCTGCCGGTGCGCATCGAGCCCACCGCGCGCCCCCTGCGCAAGCCCTCCTGGATCCGCGTCCGCGCCCCCGTGGGCGGCAGCGTCGAGCGCCTCAAGGGGATCCTGCGCCGGCACCACCTCCACACCGTCTGCGAGGAGGCCTCCTGCCCCAACCTCGGCGAGTGTTTCTCGGGCGGCACCGCCACCTTCATGATCATGGGCGACGTCTGCACCCGGCGCTGCCCCTTCTGCGACGTGGCCCACGGCCGGCCCGCGCCGCTCGATCCCGCGGAGCCGCGCCAGCTCGCCGAGACCGTGGTCGCGATGGGGCTGCGCTACGTGGTCATCACCTCCGTCGACCGCGACGACCTGCGCGACGGCGGCGCCGCCCACTTCGCGGCCTGCGTGCAGGCGGTGCGCGAGGCGAGCCCGGGGATCCGGGTGGAGGTCCTGGTGCCGGACTTCCGCGGCCGCCAGGAACGCGCCCTCGAGGCGCTCTCCGCGGCCCCCCCGGACGTCTTCAACCACAACCTGGAGACGGTGCCGCGCCTCTACCGCGAGGTGCGCCCCGGCGCCGACTACGCCACCTCCCTGCGCCTGCTGGCGCGGTTCAAGGCCCGCCACCCCGGGGTCCCCACCAAGTCGGGGCTGATGCTGGGCCTCGGCGAGACCCTCGAGGAGGTGCTCGCGGTGATGCGCGACCTGCGGACGCACGGCTGCGAGATGCTCACCCTCGGCCAGTACCTGCAGCCCACCCTGCACCACCTGCCGGTGCGCCGCTACGTCCACCCGGACGAGTTCGCCGCGCTCGCCCGCGAGGGCCGCGCCATGGGCTTCCGCAGCGTCGCCGCCGGCCCCCTGGTGCGCTCCTCCTACCACGCCGAGGCCCAGGCCGCGGAGGGCGACGAAGTGTGA
- a CDS encoding D-amino acid aminotransferase, which translates to MTEPPPGRCWLDGRWLPLAQARVSVLDRGFLFGDGVYEVIPVYGGRPLRLEQHLDRLEASLGHIRLANPLPRARWRELLAEAVHEGGGGDLALYLQVTRGPAPRRDHAFPAEPRPTVLVLPSPLADAGALRARGAVVVTLPDIRWRWCHVKAITLLANVLARQQAAELGADEALLVRDGLVSEGSASNVFVVADGVVRTPPKGEHMLPGITRDLVLELLREAGLPCREEPLPAARLAGAEEIWISSSTRELLPVVRLDGRPVGDGRPGPLFARAWALYDAYREAVRRGEAG; encoded by the coding sequence GTGACCGAGCCCCCCCCCGGGCGCTGCTGGCTCGACGGCCGCTGGCTGCCGCTGGCGCAGGCGCGGGTCTCCGTCCTCGACCGCGGCTTCCTCTTCGGCGACGGCGTCTACGAGGTCATCCCCGTCTACGGCGGGCGGCCGCTGCGGCTGGAGCAGCACCTGGACCGGCTCGAGGCGAGCCTCGGCCACATCCGCCTCGCCAACCCCCTGCCGCGGGCCCGCTGGCGCGAGCTCCTCGCCGAGGCGGTCCACGAGGGCGGCGGCGGCGACCTCGCCCTCTACCTGCAGGTCACCCGCGGCCCGGCGCCCCGGCGCGACCACGCCTTCCCCGCCGAGCCCCGCCCCACCGTCCTCGTCCTGCCCTCGCCGCTCGCCGACGCCGGCGCCCTGCGGGCACGAGGCGCGGTGGTGGTGACCCTGCCCGACATCCGCTGGCGGTGGTGCCACGTCAAGGCCATCACGCTGCTCGCCAACGTCCTCGCGCGGCAGCAGGCGGCCGAACTCGGCGCCGACGAGGCCCTGCTGGTGCGCGACGGGCTCGTCAGCGAGGGCTCGGCGAGCAACGTCTTCGTGGTCGCGGACGGCGTCGTGCGCACGCCCCCCAAGGGGGAGCACATGCTCCCCGGCATCACCCGCGACCTGGTGCTGGAACTCCTGCGCGAGGCGGGGCTGCCCTGCCGCGAGGAGCCGCTGCCGGCGGCGCGCCTCGCCGGCGCCGAGGAGATCTGGATCAGCAGCTCCACCCGCGAGCTGCTGCCCGTGGTGCGTCTCGACGGCCGCCCCGTCGGCGACGGCCGCCCGGGTCCGCTTTTCGCCCGCGCCTGGGCCCTGTACGATGCCTATCGGGAGGCGGTGCGCCGCGGCGAGGCCGGCTGA
- a CDS encoding D-alanyl-D-alanine carboxypeptidase family protein — translation MPAIVILIALVAALAAPALRAAAPPVPAPPALEARSYLLMDFDSGRVLAAREPEARVEPASITKVMTTYVVLREIAAGRIRLDDAVTVSEKAWRTPGSRMFIEVGTKVTVRELLMGLIVQSGNDASVALAEQVAGTEAAFADLMNRTAAELGLTGSHFVNATGLPDPEHYMTARDIALLARALIRDFPREYAWFKERVYEYNGIRQYNRNRLLWRDGSVDGIKTGHTESAGYSLVASARRGPMRLISVVLGTRSDEARTEASQALLNYGFRFFETHRLYAAGKPLTEARVWKGARPTVGLGLAEDLYVTIPRGAYEQLEAEMALDGTAVTAPARKGQRLGTVRVRLGGETLAERPLVALADVPLGGLAQRLIDEVRLWFQ, via the coding sequence ATGCCTGCGATCGTCATCCTCATCGCCCTCGTCGCCGCGCTCGCCGCGCCCGCGCTGCGGGCGGCGGCGCCGCCGGTGCCCGCCCCGCCCGCGCTCGAGGCGCGAAGCTACCTGCTCATGGACTTCGACAGCGGCCGCGTCCTCGCCGCGCGCGAGCCCGAGGCCCGCGTAGAGCCGGCCAGCATCACCAAGGTGATGACCACCTACGTGGTCCTGCGCGAGATCGCCGCCGGCCGCATCCGCCTCGACGACGCGGTGACGGTGAGCGAGAAGGCCTGGCGCACGCCGGGCTCGCGCATGTTCATCGAGGTCGGCACCAAGGTCACCGTGCGCGAGCTCCTCATGGGCCTCATCGTGCAGTCGGGCAACGACGCCAGCGTCGCCCTGGCCGAGCAGGTCGCCGGCACCGAAGCCGCCTTCGCCGACCTCATGAACCGCACCGCCGCCGAGCTCGGCCTCACCGGCAGCCACTTCGTCAACGCCACCGGGCTGCCCGACCCCGAGCACTACATGACCGCGCGCGACATCGCCCTCCTCGCCCGCGCCCTGATCCGCGACTTCCCGCGCGAGTACGCATGGTTCAAGGAGCGCGTCTACGAGTACAACGGCATCCGCCAGTACAACCGCAACCGGCTGCTGTGGCGCGACGGCAGCGTCGACGGCATCAAGACCGGCCACACCGAGAGCGCCGGCTACTCCCTCGTGGCCTCGGCCCGGCGCGGCCCCATGCGGCTGATCTCGGTGGTGCTGGGCACGCGCAGCGACGAGGCCCGCACCGAGGCGAGCCAGGCCCTGCTCAACTACGGCTTCCGCTTCTTCGAGACCCACCGCCTCTACGCCGCCGGCAAGCCCCTCACCGAGGCGCGGGTCTGGAAGGGCGCACGGCCCACCGTGGGCCTCGGGCTCGCCGAGGACCTCTACGTCACCATCCCGCGCGGGGCCTACGAGCAGCTCGAGGCCGAGATGGCCCTCGACGGCACCGCCGTCACCGCCCCCGCCCGCAAGGGCCAGCGCCTCGGCACGGTGCGGGTGCGGCTCGGCGGCGAGACCCTGGCCGAGCGGCCGCTGGTGGCGCTCGCCGACGTGCCCCTCGGCGGCCTCGCCCAGCGGCTCATCGACGAGGTGCGGCTGTGGTTCCAGTGA
- a CDS encoding FHA domain-containing protein, whose translation MGKLVLSFQGKILGEYPLDRERITIGRHPDNDIRIENLAVSGHHAAVLTILNDAFIEDLDSTNGTLVNGRPIKKHALRNGDVITIGKHELRYVADPAAAEDLEKTVVIRPQAAAALGAGPAAAATPPPARLQVLNGPHAGRELALTKALTTIGRPGVQVAAISRRPQGYYIVHVDGADGRYPVVNGTSIGPQARRLEDGDTIEIAGTKMGFFLGGAD comes from the coding sequence ATGGGCAAGCTGGTTCTGAGCTTCCAGGGCAAGATCCTCGGCGAGTACCCCCTCGACCGCGAGCGGATCACCATCGGGCGGCACCCCGACAACGACATCCGCATCGAGAACCTCGCCGTCAGCGGCCATCACGCCGCCGTGCTCACCATCCTCAACGACGCCTTCATCGAGGATCTCGACAGCACCAACGGCACGCTCGTCAACGGCCGCCCGATCAAGAAGCACGCCCTGCGCAACGGCGACGTGATCACCATCGGCAAGCACGAGCTGCGCTACGTGGCCGACCCCGCAGCGGCCGAGGACTTGGAGAAGACGGTGGTCATCCGCCCCCAGGCCGCCGCCGCGCTGGGGGCCGGCCCCGCGGCCGCGGCGACGCCGCCCCCGGCCAGGCTGCAGGTCCTCAACGGCCCCCACGCCGGGCGCGAACTCGCCCTCACCAAGGCCCTCACCACCATCGGGCGGCCGGGGGTGCAGGTGGCGGCCATCAGCCGCCGCCCCCAGGGCTACTACATCGTCCACGTGGACGGCGCCGACGGCCGCTACCCGGTGGTCAACGGCACCTCCATCGGCCCCCAGGCCCGCCGCCTGGAGGACGGCGACACCATCGAGATCGCCGGCACCAAGATGGGCTTCTTCCTCGGCGGCGCCGACTGA
- a CDS encoding serine/threonine-protein kinase: MRRARRLGGEAWFAALAAGLAALVAALSPWGQALEGAVYDLAQRLRPPPTAAHTAAVLVDADTVAALGPPPWSPGVHAALLERIAAAGAAAVADLVPAAAPAPPPEARHLQRLLAELDEAALARAARALRGLGRTLEDGDGDPRLAAARRLLREGGLADGLPARLQRLARLAATAPSRGEDALAARLGGPPPLVLALTPGEAPPAAGLAAHALGGDAPLPGIGGLAPLPEALAAAVRAVGVVPPQWRRLPLGVEVGGLRLATVPLALALAADGGGPRGADPERVTLGGRPLEPVQGLVLPHWGAAASVPVISAAALLSGRPPAVLRGRAVVLGLGGLPGVAPAPTPAGRLPAAVATAAATEALLAGAWFREPPAAPTLRHGALLLALLVAVAVLPRTGVVAGWVLTVVLVNVVLDAELLLLAVRETWLPLAGAALVLLAAQTGLALHRLGAGIGGRWISEGEWSETNRMLGVALQGQGQLDLAFERLRKCRLDGETMDLLYNLALDYERKRQFAKARAVYEYMAGHDGGFRDIAERIEKTRQLESAAELGLAGAATTGGSSGPLLLDTEGVQKPMLGRYVVEEVLGRGAMGVVYRGRDPRINRIVAIKTLPLAQEFEPDELAEVKARFFREAETAGRLNHPNIVTIYDVGEEHDLAYIAMEYLEGRDLTVFTRRGRLLPPAVALHIAVKAAEALDYAHRHHVVHRDIKPGNIVFEPRSGLVKLTDFGIARITDASRTRTGTVLGTPAYMSPEQVAGQRVDGRSDLFSLGVMLYQLLTGELPFRADSMTGLMYKITHEPHRPPSRLNPRLPPCIDELLAKALAKTPQARFQSGAEMARAVRACGRRLAAASRAAAAGRNTG, from the coding sequence GTGAGGCGCGCACGGCGGCTCGGGGGGGAGGCGTGGTTCGCGGCCCTGGCGGCGGGGCTCGCCGCCCTCGTCGCCGCCCTCTCGCCCTGGGGGCAGGCCCTCGAGGGCGCAGTCTACGACCTCGCCCAGCGCCTGCGCCCGCCGCCCACCGCGGCGCACACCGCCGCGGTCCTGGTGGACGCCGACACCGTCGCCGCCCTCGGGCCGCCGCCCTGGAGCCCCGGCGTCCACGCCGCCCTCCTCGAGCGCATCGCCGCCGCCGGGGCCGCCGCCGTCGCCGACCTCGTGCCGGCGGCGGCCCCCGCCCCGCCCCCCGAGGCCCGCCACCTGCAGCGCCTGCTCGCCGAGCTCGACGAGGCCGCGCTCGCCCGCGCCGCGCGCGCCCTGCGCGGTCTCGGCAGGACCCTGGAGGACGGAGACGGCGACCCGCGCCTCGCCGCCGCCCGCCGCCTGCTGCGCGAGGGCGGCCTCGCCGATGGGCTGCCGGCACGCCTGCAGCGGCTGGCCCGGCTCGCCGCCACCGCCCCGAGCCGCGGCGAGGACGCCCTCGCGGCGCGCCTCGGCGGCCCCCCGCCGCTGGTGCTCGCGCTCACCCCGGGGGAGGCGCCGCCGGCGGCGGGGCTCGCCGCCCACGCCCTCGGCGGCGACGCGCCGCTGCCCGGCATCGGCGGCCTCGCCCCGCTGCCCGAGGCACTCGCCGCCGCCGTGCGCGCCGTGGGCGTGGTCCCGCCGCAGTGGCGGCGGCTGCCGCTGGGGGTGGAGGTCGGGGGGCTGCGGCTCGCCACCGTGCCCCTCGCCCTCGCGCTCGCCGCCGACGGGGGCGGGCCCCGCGGCGCCGACCCGGAACGCGTCACCCTCGGCGGCCGCCCGCTCGAACCCGTCCAGGGACTCGTCCTGCCGCACTGGGGTGCGGCGGCCTCGGTCCCGGTGATCTCGGCGGCGGCGCTGCTTTCGGGCCGGCCGCCGGCCGTGCTGCGCGGGCGCGCCGTGGTCCTCGGCCTCGGCGGGCTCCCGGGGGTGGCGCCGGCCCCGACCCCGGCGGGGCGGCTGCCCGCGGCGGTGGCCACCGCCGCGGCCACCGAGGCCCTGCTCGCCGGCGCCTGGTTCCGCGAGCCGCCGGCCGCGCCGACCCTGCGCCACGGCGCCCTCCTCCTCGCCCTGCTGGTGGCGGTGGCGGTGCTGCCGCGCACGGGCGTCGTCGCCGGCTGGGTCCTCACCGTGGTCCTCGTCAACGTGGTGCTCGATGCCGAGCTGCTGCTGCTCGCCGTGCGCGAGACCTGGCTGCCCCTCGCGGGGGCGGCGCTGGTGCTCCTTGCCGCGCAGACCGGGCTCGCCCTCCACCGGCTGGGTGCCGGCATCGGGGGCCGCTGGATCTCGGAGGGGGAGTGGTCCGAGACCAACCGCATGCTGGGGGTCGCCCTCCAGGGCCAAGGGCAGCTCGACCTCGCCTTCGAGCGGCTGCGCAAGTGCCGGCTCGACGGCGAGACCATGGACCTCCTCTACAACCTCGCCCTTGACTACGAGCGCAAGCGCCAGTTCGCCAAGGCGCGCGCGGTCTACGAGTACATGGCCGGGCACGACGGGGGCTTTCGCGACATCGCCGAGCGCATCGAGAAGACGCGCCAGCTCGAGTCGGCGGCGGAGCTGGGGCTCGCCGGCGCCGCCACCACCGGCGGCTCCTCGGGGCCGCTCCTCCTGGACACCGAGGGGGTGCAGAAGCCCATGCTGGGCCGCTACGTGGTGGAGGAGGTCCTGGGCCGGGGCGCCATGGGCGTGGTCTACCGCGGCCGCGACCCGCGCATCAACCGCATCGTCGCGATCAAGACCCTGCCCCTGGCGCAGGAGTTCGAACCGGACGAGCTCGCCGAGGTCAAGGCGCGCTTCTTCCGCGAGGCCGAGACCGCGGGGCGGCTCAACCACCCCAACATCGTGACCATCTATGATGTGGGCGAGGAGCACGACCTCGCCTACATCGCCATGGAGTACCTGGAGGGGCGCGACCTCACCGTCTTCACCCGCCGCGGCCGCCTGCTGCCGCCGGCGGTGGCCCTGCACATCGCGGTCAAGGCGGCCGAGGCCCTCGACTACGCCCATCGCCACCACGTGGTGCACCGCGACATCAAGCCGGGCAACATCGTCTTCGAGCCGCGCAGCGGCCTCGTGAAGCTCACCGACTTCGGTATCGCGCGCATCACCGACGCCAGCCGCACCCGCACCGGCACCGTCCTCGGCACGCCCGCCTACATGTCGCCGGAGCAGGTGGCGGGGCAGCGGGTGGACGGGCGCTCGGACCTGTTCTCCCTCGGCGTCATGCTCTACCAGCTCCTCACCGGGGAGCTGCCCTTCCGCGCCGACTCCATGACCGGCCTCATGTACAAGATCACCCACGAGCCCCACCGGCCGCCCTCGCGGCTCAACCCGCGCCTGCCGCCCTGCATCGACGAGCTGCTCGCCAAGGCGCTCGCCAAGACGCCGCAGGCGCGCTTCCAGAGCGGCGCGGAGATGGCGCGCGCGGTGCGCGCCTGCGGCCGGCGGCTGGCCGCAGCGAGCCGCGCCGCCGCGGCGGGGCGCAACACGGGGTAA
- the lipB gene encoding lipoyl(octanoyl) transferase LipB, translating into MSATLQVRRLGRVPYEAAWRRMQAFTAARTGTTDDELWLLEHPPVYTLGLAGREAHVRDAGGIPVVRTDRGGQVTYHGPGQVVAYLLLDLARLGLGVRGLVRCLEEAVMEALALWDIRGARREGAPGVYVDGRKIASLGLRVRRGRSYHGLALNVAMDLAPFRRIDPCGHPGLEVTQVADLGGPADPDRVAAVLADVLARRLGLEPVPAAPRLEIPA; encoded by the coding sequence GTGAGCGCGACCCTGCAGGTGCGGCGCCTCGGCCGCGTACCCTACGAGGCCGCCTGGCGGCGCATGCAGGCCTTCACCGCCGCCCGCACCGGCACCACCGACGACGAGCTGTGGCTGCTGGAACATCCCCCGGTCTACACCCTCGGGCTCGCCGGCCGCGAGGCGCACGTGCGCGACGCCGGCGGCATCCCGGTGGTGCGCACCGACCGCGGCGGCCAGGTCACCTACCACGGGCCGGGGCAGGTGGTGGCCTACCTGCTCCTCGACCTCGCGCGGCTGGGGCTCGGGGTCAGGGGGCTCGTCCGCTGCCTCGAGGAGGCGGTGATGGAGGCGCTGGCGCTCTGGGACATCCGCGGCGCGCGCCGCGAGGGGGCCCCGGGGGTCTACGTGGACGGACGCAAGATCGCCTCCCTGGGCCTGCGGGTGCGGCGCGGCCGCAGCTACCACGGCCTCGCCCTCAACGTCGCCATGGACCTCGCCCCCTTCCGCCGCATCGACCCCTGCGGCCACCCCGGCCTCGAGGTGACGCAGGTGGCCGACCTCGGCGGCCCCGCCGACCCGGATCGCGTCGCCGCCGTCCTCGCCGACGTCCTCGCCCGCCGCCTCGGCCTCGAACCGGTGCCGGCCGCCCCCCGCCTGGAGATCCCCGCATGA
- the mltB gene encoding lytic murein transglycosylase B: protein MARRSLAAVLLLAAAGAGAAPAEFPGLETFLERMVREHGFDRDRLAALFAGVRLEQRILDAIARPAEARPWRDYRPIFVNEARIEEGARFWAANRGLLGEVEARYGVDPAVVVAILGVETRYGRHRGGYRVLDALSTLAFAWPPRAAFFRRELEQFLLLARETGIDPAAVTGSYAGAMGPPQFIPSSYRRYAVDFDGDGDRDLWSLPDALGSIGNYLARHGWRRGGPVAMPVRVTGDFASLLDPDLHLARSAGALRRAGVEPLGAVDDDEPAALILLAGEAQPVLVFTNFRVITRYNRSPLYAMAVHELAEAVRGRLQRQARR, encoded by the coding sequence ATGGCCCGCCGCAGCCTCGCCGCCGTCCTCCTCCTCGCCGCCGCCGGCGCCGGCGCCGCCCCGGCCGAGTTCCCCGGGCTCGAGACCTTCCTCGAGCGCATGGTGCGCGAGCACGGCTTCGACCGCGACCGCCTCGCGGCGCTCTTCGCCGGCGTGCGCCTCGAGCAGCGCATCCTCGACGCCATCGCGCGCCCGGCCGAGGCCCGGCCCTGGCGCGACTACCGGCCGATCTTCGTCAACGAGGCGCGGATCGAGGAAGGGGCGCGCTTCTGGGCCGCCAACCGCGGCCTGCTCGGGGAGGTGGAGGCGCGCTACGGGGTCGACCCCGCGGTGGTGGTCGCCATCCTCGGGGTCGAGACCCGCTATGGGCGCCACCGCGGGGGCTACCGCGTCCTCGACGCCCTCTCGACGCTGGCCTTCGCGTGGCCGCCGCGGGCGGCGTTCTTCCGCCGCGAGCTCGAGCAGTTCCTGCTGCTCGCACGCGAGACCGGCATCGACCCGGCGGCGGTCACCGGCTCCTACGCCGGCGCCATGGGGCCGCCCCAGTTCATCCCCAGCAGCTACCGCCGCTACGCCGTGGACTTCGACGGCGACGGCGACCGCGACCTGTGGTCGCTGCCGGACGCCCTCGGCAGCATCGGCAACTACCTCGCCCGCCACGGCTGGCGCCGCGGCGGCCCGGTGGCGATGCCGGTGCGCGTGACCGGCGACTTCGCCTCGCTGCTCGACCCCGACCTGCACCTCGCGCGCAGCGCCGGGGCGCTCCGGCGCGCCGGCGTCGAGCCCCTCGGCGCGGTGGACGACGACGAGCCCGCGGCCCTCATCCTGCTCGCCGGCGAGGCGCAGCCGGTGCTCGTCTTCACCAACTTCCGCGTCATCACCCGCTACAACCGCAGCCCCCTCTACGCCATGGCCGTCCACGAGCTGGCCGAGGCCGTGCGGGGGCGGCTGCAGCGCCAGGCCCGGCGATGA